A genome region from Camelina sativa cultivar DH55 chromosome 10, Cs, whole genome shotgun sequence includes the following:
- the LOC104719440 gene encoding uncharacterized protein LOC104719440, with the protein MAMRLPSPITNRRRLSTLQRMASFAPRRHMVALAAKRSPKRLKYSTPRFTKEGELVYIEVDPCGVDAWKLQPVIDLLKQGAVGVIPTDTVYAIVCDCKNHSAVERLRRIKKIESSKPLSILCRSLRDIDTFTMGFPRGDGHGHANVFRAVKQCLPGPYTFILTASKELPKQCVGFGTTNVKYASRKNVGVRISDDALCQAILQEMDAPLICTSVKGPKENEWMIDPTAIGDIYGPEGLDFLVDGGVRVAEPSTIVDMTGPYPKVIREGKGPILPWMVVEDDEPPLRHDLIASGT; encoded by the exons ATGGCGATGCGTCTTCCTTCCCCGATAACCAACCGGCGTCGTCTCTCAACGCTTCAGAGAATGGCCTCTTTCGCTCCACGGAGGCACATGGTGGCGTTGGCGGCCAAGAGAAGCCCTAAGCGTCTCAAATACTCCACTCCTCGCTTCACAAAGGAGGGGGAATTGGTGTACATTGAGGTCGATCCTTGTGGTGTGGATGCCTGGAAACTCCAACCTGTGATTGACCTTCTCAAACAAGGAGCTGTTGGTGTTATTCCCACTGATACTGT ATATGCCATTGTTTGCGATTGTAAAAACCATTCCGCTGTTGAGCGTCTCCGAAG GATCAAAAAGATTGAATCATCCAAG CCACTTAGCATCTTATGCCGCTCCTTACGGGACATAGACACTTTTACCATGGGTTTTCCTCGTGGTGATGGTCATGGTCATGCTAACGTTTTCCGAGCTGTCAAGCAATGCCTACCTGGACCT TACACCTTTATCTTGACTGCAAGCAAAGAACTACCCAAACAGTGTGTTGGGTTTGGCACCACTAACGTGAAATATGCTTCAAGGAAAAACGTGGGTGTCCGCATATCTGATGATGCTCTCTGCCAAGCTATCCTCCAGGAGATGGATGCCCCACTGATTTGCACtag TGTGAAAGGgccaaaagaaaatgaatggaTGATTGATCCAACCGCAATCGGTGACATTTATGGACCagag GGTCTAGATTTTTTGGTTGATGGAGGTGTACGAGTTGCTGAACCATCCACTATCGTGGATATGACAGGACCATATCCCAAGGTCATACGGGAAGGGAAG GGACCTATATTGCCATGGATGGTTGTTGAGGATGACGAGCCTCCCCTGCGCCATGATCTTATCGCTTCTGGCACTTAA